The Benincasa hispida cultivar B227 chromosome 9, ASM972705v1, whole genome shotgun sequence genome has a segment encoding these proteins:
- the LOC120084997 gene encoding uncharacterized protein LOC120084997 has protein sequence MVALTQDCNMIIPSKMRDPRSFIIPRSIGGIYIGHALCNLRASINLMPLSIFKRLEIGKLTPTDIILQLADQSLVHLEGRLEDVLVKVDKFILPPDFIIRDYKADKDVPIILGQPFLSTGRAQINVHKEEIAVHVNGQKLKFNIIKAMNYPDEVSSSNIDEEWSCSLNWGIDEEIESKEETTPSVESCYAMTEFQNNSKSLNTEERESTNKSSLEQPSILELKVLPVHLKYTFLKQNDTLPVIISPTLSREKEATLLEVLKK, from the coding sequence ATGGTGGCCCTGACACAAGACTGCAATATGATAATTCCTTCGAAGATGCGGGACCCTAGAAGCTTTATAATACCTCGTTCAATTGGCGGAATTTACATTGGACACGCTCTATGCAATCTTAGAGCTAGCATAAATCTGATGCCCTTGTCAATCTTTAAACGATTGGAGATTGGAAAACTTACTCCCACCGATATTATCCTTCAGTTAGCGGATCAATCCCTCGTGCACCTGGAAGGGAGGTTGGAAGATGTGTTAGTTAAGGTGGATAAATTTATCCTCCCTCCAGATTTCATTATACGTGATTACAAGGCAGATAAAGATGTCCCTATTATCTTGGGGCAGCCATTTCTCTCCACTGGAAGAGCTCAAATCAATGTACATAAGGAAGAAATCGCAGTGCATGTCAATGGCCAAAAGCTGAAGTTCAACATTATTAAGGCGATGAATTATCCAGATGAAGTAAGTTCATCCAATATAGATGAAGAGTGGTCTTGCAGCTTAAATTGGGGAATTGATGAGGAAATAGAATCAAAGGAAGAAACCACCCCTTCAGTTGAATCATGTTATGCGATGACAGAATTCCAGAACAATAGCAAATCATTGAATACAGAAGAGAGAGAAAGCACAAACAAATCTTCACTTGAACAACCTTCAATTTTGGAATTGAAAGTGTTACCTGTCCATTTGAAGTACACATTCCTTAAGCAGAATGATACCTTACCCGTTATTATATCGCCCACACTTTccagagaaaaagaagcaaccCTTTTAGAGGTATTAAAGAAGTAA